One region of Maylandia zebra isolate NMK-2024a linkage group LG10, Mzebra_GT3a, whole genome shotgun sequence genomic DNA includes:
- the htr3b gene encoding 5-hydroxytryptamine receptor 3B codes for MSLIWLTLLISAHLAECVPEKPKRSALNQLTRTLLRNYDCGVRPVHNWTTPTTVYIDLTLRSVLDVDGKTQSITTSIWYRQVWTDEFLVWDPDEFEGIKEISLSSEAIWIPDVIISEFVDEGKSPPIPYVYVNSSGSVKNKRPIQAVLACTLEMYAFPFDKQNCSLTFRSLLHSVQEINLALLRNENTTAKDRKQFMNDGEWELLSIPSRYRLSQQNETEYAYIQFNVLIRRRPLLYVVGLLIPSIFLMLVDVMSFYLPLNSGTRITFKISILLGYTVFRVNMTDELPVTAVRTSLIGVFFVVCMALLMLSLIKSILVVKLLHYSEKEVKEMSVSACLLDKYGSAGHVFTESALTSIKTLDHINPSGDYELENSLDEDLLSLNEIQDTPTGLEWLLRELVSLRLAFSQEDSESSAQSEWLALCSKLDCFLFRLYLLVLGLYAGTLLLLWVNWSFA; via the exons ATGTCTCTCATTTGGCTGACGCTGCTGATCTCAG CCCATCTGGCTGAATGTGTGCCAGAGAAGCCAAAGAGGTCAGCTCTGAACCAGTTGACCAGGACCCTGCTGAGGAACTACGACTGCGGCGTTCGACCTGTTCACAATTGGACCACTCCTACTACTGTCTACATAGACCTGACACTACGGTCTGTCCTTGATGTG gaTGGAAAGACTCAGAGCATCACTACAAGTATTTGGTACAGACAG GTCTGGACAGATGAGTTCCTGGTTTGGGATCCAGACGAGTTTGAGGGTATCAAAGAGATCTCGCTGTCATCTGAAGCTATCTGGATACCTGATGTTATCATTAGTGAATT TGTGGACGAAGGGAAGTCCCCTCCGATCCCCTACGTTTACGTCAACTCTTCTGGCTCAGTAAAGAACAAACGGCCCATACAGGCAGTGCTAGCTTGCACTCTCGAGATGTATGCCTTTCCATTTGACAAGCAGAATTGCAGCCTCACCTTCCGAAGTTTGTTGCACTCAG TGCAAGAAATAAACTTGGCCCTGTTGAGGAATGAAAACACCACTGCTAAGGATAGAAAGCAGTTCATGAATGATGGAGAATGGGAACTGCTGTCCATTCCTTCACGCTACCGGCTGAGTCAACAAAACGAAACTGAATATGCCTACATCCAGTTTAAC GTGTTGATTCGCCGGCGCCCCCTGCTGTACGTGGTAGGACTCCTCATCCCGAGCATCTTCCTCATGTTGGTAGATGTGATGAGCTTCTACCTGCCTCTGAACAGCGGTACACGCATCACCTTTAAGATCAGCATACTGCTCGGCTACACCGTCTTCAGAGTCAACATGACAGATGAACTGCCTGTTACTGCTGTCAGAACTTCACTCATTG GGGTGTTCTTTGTGGTGTGCATGGCCCTGCTGATGCTCAGTCTGATCAAGTCTATACTGGTTGTGAAGCTGCTTCACTACAGTGAGAAGGAGGTCAAGGAAATGTCAGTGTCTGCCTGCCTGTTGGACAAGTACGGCTCAGCTGGTCATGTCTTTACTGAGAGTGCTTTAACTTCCATCAAAACCCTCGACCACATAAACCCATCTGGAG actATGAGCTTGAAAACTCACTGGATGAGGATCTGCTGTCCCTGAATGAGATCCAGGATACTCCCACTGGGCTGGAGTGGCTCCTCCGAGAGCTGGTTTCCCTCCGTCTAGCTTTTTCCCAGGAGGACAGCGAGTCTTCAGCTCAGAGCGAATGGCTGGCCCTCTGCTCTAAGCTCGACTGCTTCCTGTTTCGCCTTTATCTGCTGGTTCTGGGCTTGTATGCTGGaacgctgctgctgctctgggtCAACTGGAGCTTTGCTTGA
- the htr3a gene encoding 5-hydroxytryptamine receptor 3A has translation MRFSSAWTALCFLLINEASKECTAKKLGSSTGRFANATLVRLAEFLSVGYKKGVRPVKDWNTPTNVEIDLMVYSILNVDEKNQVLTTYVWYRQSWKDEFLVWDSQDFDGVKKISIPTANVWVPDILINEFVDVGKSPDIPYVYVTDDGVVRNYKPIQVVTACTLNIYNFPFDVQNCSLTFQSWLHTIDDINITLMREPEELSKDKSVFMNQGEWELLHVLSKYKNFSVDKEEYYAEMKFHVVIRRRPLFYTVNLLLPSIFLMVMDIVGFYLPPDSGERVSFKITLLLGYSVFLIIVSDTLPATAIGTPLIGVYFVVCMALLVISLTETVLIVRLVHKQDLQPPVPQWLKYLVLERAPVLFCIHKKHRLCSRLSSQSTDMENYKENNYGSAPCSLHHTCEIGRKLSQHEREDGLLGLHLTPAKDNVPPLMDNILQEVTTIRHFLEKRDKCREIAKEWLQVGYVLDVLLFRVYLVAVVAYSITLGTLWSVWQAA, from the exons ATGAGATTCTCATCAGCCTGGACAGCACTCTGCTTCCTTCTGATTAATGAAGCCTCAAAAGAATGCACAG CAAAGAAACTGGGCAGCAGCACTGGAAGATTTGCCAATGCCACCTTAGTGCGACTGGCAGAATTTTTGAGTGTCGGTTATAAGAAAGGAGTGAGACCAGTGAAAGACTGGAACACCCCTACTAATGTGGAAATTGACCTCATGGTATACTCTATCCTTAATGTG GATGAGAAGAATCAGGTGTTAACAACATACGTCTGGTACAGACag TCATGGAAAGATGAGTTCCTGGTGTGGGATTCACAGGACTTTGATGGAGTCAAAAAAATTTCCATACCCACGGCTAATGTTTGGGTTCCTGACATCCTCATCAATGAGTT TGTAGACGTGGGGAAGTCTCCAGACATTCCTTACGTTTATGTCACAGATGATGGAGTTGTGCGCAACTACAAGCCCATCCAGGTTGTCACAGCTTGCACTCTCAATATCTACAACTTCCCATTTGATGTACAGAATTGCAGCCTGACCTTCCAAAGCTGGCTCCATACCA TTGATGACATCAACATCACCCTGATGCGAGAGCCCGAGGAACTCAGTAAAGACAAGAGTGTCTTCATGAACCAAGGAGAGTGGGAGTTACTTCATGTACTATCCAAATATAAGAACTTCAGTGTGGACAAAGAAGAGTATTACGCTGAAATGAAATTTCAT GTGGTGATCCGACGGCGACCATTATTCTACACCGTGAACCTGCTGCTGCCCAGCATCTTCTTAATGGTGATGGACATTGTGGGTTTCTATCTGCCACCAGACAGTGGAGAGAGAGTTTCATTCAAGATCACTTTGCTGCTGGGCTACTCTGTCTTCCTCATCATTGTGTCTGACACTCTGCCTGCCACTGCCATAGGAACCCCGCTAATTG GTGTGTACTTTGTGGTTTGCATGGCCCTCCTAGTAATCAGCCTAACAGAAACTGTACTGATTGTACGTTTGGTCCACAAACAAGACCTGCAGCCCCCTGTGCCCCAGTGGCTGAAGTATCTGGTGTTGGAAAGAGCTCCAGTCCTTTTCTGCATCCACAAAAAGCACCGGCTATGTTCCAGACTTTCCTCTCAGTCCACTGACATGGAGAACTACAAGGAAAACAACTATGGAAGTG CCCCGTGCTCACTCCACCACACCTGTGAAATCGGCCGAAAGCTCAGCCAGCATGAGAGAGAAGATGGACTGCTTGGACTGCACCTGACTCCAGCTAAGGACAACGTCCCACCTCTCATGGACAACATCCTGCAAGAGGTGACAACGATACGTCACTTCCTAGAGAAGAGGGACAAGTGCCGTGAAATTGCCAAGGAGTGGCTCCAGGTTGGCTATGTGCTTGACGTGCTGCTCTTCAGAGTCTACTTGGTGGCCGTGGTGGCCTACAGCATCACCCTGGGCACACTGTGGTCTGTTTGGCAGGCCGCCTAA